A DNA window from Primulina tabacum isolate GXHZ01 chromosome 12, ASM2559414v2, whole genome shotgun sequence contains the following coding sequences:
- the LOC142520607 gene encoding developmentally-regulated G-protein 2 gives MGIIEKIKEIEAEMARTQKNKATEYHLGQLKAKIAKLRTQLLEPPKGSSGAGEGFEVTKFGHGRVALIGFPSVGKSTLLTLLTGTHSEAASYEFTTLTCIPGIIHYNDTKIQLLDLPGIIEGASEGKGRGRQVIAVSKSSDIVLMVLDASKSEGHRQILTKELEAVGLRLNKRPPQIYFKKKKTGGISFNSTMALTHVDEKLCYQILHEYKIHNAEVLFREDATVDDLIDVIEGNRKYMKCIYVYNKIDVIGIDDVDRLARQPNSVVISCNLKLNLDRLLAKMWEEMGLVRIYTKPQGQQPDFSDPVVLSAGRGGCTVEDFCNHIHRSLVKDVKYVLVWGVSARHYPQHCGLSHSLQDEDVVQIVKKKEKDDGGGRGRFKSHSNAPARISDREKKAPLKT, from the exons ATGGGGATCATTGAGAAGATCAAAGAAATTGAAGCTGAGATGGCCCGGACGCAGAAAAATAAAGCaacag AATACCACTTGGGTCAGCTAAAAGCTAAGATAGCGAAGCTGAGGACACAATTGTTGGAGCCGCCGAAA GGTTCAAGTGGAGCCGGGGAGGGTTTTGAAGTTACAAAATTTGGCCATGGACGTGTTGCACTGATAGGCTTTCCCAG TGTTGGAAAGTCGACACTTTTGACACTGTTGACAGGAACACATTCCGAAGCTGCATCATATGAGTTTACCACACTTACCTGTATTCCTGGGATCATTCACTACAATGATACTAAAATACAGCTCCTCGATCTTCCTGGAATTATAGAAGGTGCATCAGAAGGAAAGGGGCGTGGTAGGCAG GTTATTGCCGTGTCCAAATCTTCCGATATTGTGCTGATGGTTTTGGATGCTTCAAAA aGTGAAGGGCATCGACAAATCTTGACGAAGGAGCTTGAAGCTGTGGGTTTGCGCTTAAACAAAAGACCACCTCAA ATATacttcaaaaagaaaaaaacaggGGGGATTTCTTTTAATAGCACGATGGCATTAACTCATGTTGACGAGAAGCTTTGCTATCAAATACTACATGAGTACAAGATTCACAATGCTGAG GTTTTGTTTCGTGAAGACGCCACGGTCGATGATCTCATCGATGTTATTGAGGGGAATCGTAAGTACATGAAATGCATATATGTCTATAACAAGATAGATGTGATCGGCATTGACGATGTGGATAGATTAGCACGACAGCCAAATTCAGTTGTTATTAGCTGCAACTTGAAG CTAAATCTGGACCGACTGCTTGCAAAAATGTGGGAAGAGATGGGTCTTGTGAGAATATACACAAAGCCTCAGGGCCAGCAACCAGACTTCTCTGATCCAGTTGTCCTTTCTGCT GGTAGAGGTGgctgcacagttgaagatttTTGTAACCATATTCATCGGAGCCTGGTAAAGGATGTAAAGTATGTTCTAGTTTGGGGTGTGAGTGCAAGGCACTATCCACAACATTGCGGTCTTAGTCACTCTCTTCAGGACGAGGATGTGGTACAGATAGTTAAGAAAAAG GAAAAGGATGATGGAGGGGGTAGGGGCCGGTTTAAATCGCACTccaatgcccctgctcgaatttcTGACCGCGAGAAGAAGGCTCCGTTAAAGACATGA
- the LOC142520692 gene encoding uncharacterized protein LOC142520692 isoform X2: MAESKHYDASSSHQPLLSESQPQSSQYVDVLPPYPPSYHRGVLRKSCRCGVISCSVVFIFLVAALVILWPSKPKLSIVHLSLNRLSFHALPEISLDVKLNLTVSVKNRDFYSIDYDWVNVTIGYRGQNLGNASSEGGQVKARSSSYVNATLDLEAVEILSDVVLLVEDVADGVITFDTESKIGGKLKLFFFELPLKTTISCEVVADTSNQTISSQNCYPE; this comes from the exons ATGGCGGAATCGAAACATTACGATGCGTCGTCGTCCCACCAGCCTCTCCTCTCCGAAAGCCAGCCCCAATCATCCCAATACGTCGACGTTCTCCCTCCGTATCCTCCGTCCTACCACCGTGGTGTACTCCGTAAATCATGCCGCTGCGGTGTAATCTCCTGTTCCGTCGTATTCATCTTCCTCGTGGCCGCCTTGGTCATCCTCTGGCCATCCAAACCCAAGCTCTCCATCGTCCACCTGAGCCTGAATCGCCTCAGCTTCCATGCGCTCCCCGAAATCTCACTCGACGTGAAGCTGAACCTCACCGTTAGTGTTAAGAACCGGGATTTTTACTCCATCGACTACGATTGGGTGAATGTCACTATCGGGTACAGGGGACAGAACCTGGGGAATGCGTCTTCGGAGGGCGGGCAAGTGAAGGCCCGTAGCTCTTCGTACGTGAACGCCACGCTCGATCTGGAAGCGGTGGAGATCTTGAGCGACGTGGTTTTGTTGGTGGAGGATGTGGCGGACGGTGTGATCACGTTCGACACAGAGTCGAAGATTGGTGGAAAGCTCAAGCTTTTCTTCTTCGAATTGCCTCTCAAG ACGACCATATCATGCGAAGTCGTTGCAGATACAAGCAACCAAACGATTAGTTCGCAGAATTGCTATCCTGAG TAA
- the LOC142520692 gene encoding uncharacterized protein LOC142520692 isoform X1 — protein MAESKHYDASSSHQPLLSESQPQSSQYVDVLPPYPPSYHRGVLRKSCRCGVISCSVVFIFLVAALVILWPSKPKLSIVHLSLNRLSFHALPEISLDVKLNLTVSVKNRDFYSIDYDWVNVTIGYRGQNLGNASSEGGQVKARSSSYVNATLDLEAVEILSDVVLLVEDVADGVITFDTESKIGGKLKLFFFELPLKTTISCEVVADTSNQTISSQNCYPECTGEIETGGAAV, from the exons ATGGCGGAATCGAAACATTACGATGCGTCGTCGTCCCACCAGCCTCTCCTCTCCGAAAGCCAGCCCCAATCATCCCAATACGTCGACGTTCTCCCTCCGTATCCTCCGTCCTACCACCGTGGTGTACTCCGTAAATCATGCCGCTGCGGTGTAATCTCCTGTTCCGTCGTATTCATCTTCCTCGTGGCCGCCTTGGTCATCCTCTGGCCATCCAAACCCAAGCTCTCCATCGTCCACCTGAGCCTGAATCGCCTCAGCTTCCATGCGCTCCCCGAAATCTCACTCGACGTGAAGCTGAACCTCACCGTTAGTGTTAAGAACCGGGATTTTTACTCCATCGACTACGATTGGGTGAATGTCACTATCGGGTACAGGGGACAGAACCTGGGGAATGCGTCTTCGGAGGGCGGGCAAGTGAAGGCCCGTAGCTCTTCGTACGTGAACGCCACGCTCGATCTGGAAGCGGTGGAGATCTTGAGCGACGTGGTTTTGTTGGTGGAGGATGTGGCGGACGGTGTGATCACGTTCGACACAGAGTCGAAGATTGGTGGAAAGCTCAAGCTTTTCTTCTTCGAATTGCCTCTCAAG ACGACCATATCATGCGAAGTCGTTGCAGATACAAGCAACCAAACGATTAGTTCGCAGAATTGCTATCCTGAG TGCACTGGAGAGATCGAGACCGGGGGTGCCGCGGTGTGA